A genome region from Setaria italica strain Yugu1 chromosome III, Setaria_italica_v2.0, whole genome shotgun sequence includes the following:
- the LOC101752796 gene encoding nucleolar MIF4G domain-containing protein 1: MAGKSEQKSRKERRKEARSEKQKLRFLSWVQHQGGKKKKLAMPAVEPSPAEEKKPKKEPAAVKKKRKREVEGKHKPKSNFQEYLEMEMGGAVSMEEDLEMERRLAKKLKVKKGKLGGPDDGMDELFADLGFGGDFGLDDEANAYDWNVEDDTKLDRKGKNKKKKVEKDDMETEELNVGYEEIDRKKKKKKVKEDDMETEELDVGDEENERKQKKKKKKVKKDGMEMEEPDYVKKKKKVKKDDTEVEDPDDGGVDMDEENDGAVLESEDGEANVIAPTESKGKYVPPSLRAASNSESEEIAQMRRRVRGLLNRLSESNVESITQEIATLFRSVPRSVGSQIIGDEVLASCSRGPRGNEQYAAVFAAFVAGMSCLVGIDFSAKILASIAKTFEDEYSKEDGLSLRNLTLLFCYLCIFGVISSDLVYDLLSTLSKRLTELDVSTVVTILQCCGMKLRGDDPGAMKDFVLGIQNSANQLKLHSGVREDGETERHGKRMEFMLNTICDIKNNKKRPKDDPSHSSNHTRIKKWLQKLKAEDVLLRGLTWSRLLDPDKKGQWWLSGDVPSTAGNIEDVAAVISKDVAETQKLLQLAAAQRMNTDIRRAIFCIIMSAEDYVDAFEKLLRLGLSGKQDREIIRVIVDCCLQEKMFNKYYTVLVSKLCSHEKNHKFSLQYCIWDHFKELDNMEPNRTMNLAKLVAEMLSNFTLSLATLKVVNLSNPVEMTPERITHFQMLFETLLRKDDALVWNVFTRIAGLPELEILRDGIVLFIKRHVIAEDSGKDLASKFKIAKKALDNAAGVLM; the protein is encoded by the exons ATGGCAG GGAAATCTGAGCAGAAATCTCGGAAAGAGAGACGGAAAGAGGCGAGATCGGAGAAGCAGAAGCTGCGGTTTCTCTCTTGGGTTCAGCACCAG GGTGGCAAAAAGAAGAAGCTGGCAATGCCAGCAGTAGAGCCAAGCCCAGCAGaggagaagaaaccaaagaaaGAACCTGCTGCTGtgaagaaaaagaggaagagGGAAGTAGAGGGTAAACACAAGCCCAAGTCGAACTTTCAGGAATATCTTGAGATGGAGATGGGTGGAGCTGTGAGCATGGAGGAGGATCTGGAGATGGAGAGGAGGCTTGCGAAAAAGCTCAAAGTGAAGAAAGGAAAGTTGGGAGGTCCGGATGATGGTATGGATGAACTTTTTGCGGACCTTGGGTTTGGTGGCGACTTCGGGTTGGATGATGAAGCAAATGCGTATGATTGGAATGTGGAAGATGACACTAAGCTGGAcagaaaagggaaaaataaaaagaagaaagtcGAAAAGGATGACATGGAGACAGAGGAACTGAATGTTGGGTATGAAGAGATCGatcggaaaaagaaaaagaagaaggtgaaggagGATGACATGGAGACGGAGGAACTGGATGTCGGGGATGAAGAGAATGAACggaaacagaaaaagaaaaagaagaaggtgaagaaggATGGCATGGAGATGGAGGAACCTGATTAcgtaaagaagaagaagaaggtgaagaaggATGACACAGAGGTTGAAGATCCAGATGACGGGGGTGTTGACATGGATGAAGAGAATGATGGGGCAGTTCTGGAATCTGAGGATGGAGAGGCTAATGTGATTGCACCCACAGAATCAAAAGGGAAGTATGTACCTCCAAGTTTGCGTGCTGCTTCCAATTCAGAATCAGAAGAGATTGCTCAGATGCGTCGGAGAGTAAGAG GACTTCTGAACAGACTCTCAGAGTCAAATGTGGAGTCTATTACTCAGGAAATTGCCACGCTTTTTCGA TCTGTTCCACGAAGTGTTGGCTCTCAGATAATTGGTGATGAAGTTTTGGCTAGCTGTTCCCGAGGACCTCGTGGCAATGAACA GTATGCTGCTGTTTTTGCAGCCTTTGTTGCAGGCATGTCTTGCTTGGTTGGTATTGACTTCAGCGCCAAGATCCTTGCGTCCATTGCTAAGACGTTTGAG gATGAGTACTCAAAAGAAGATGGTCTATCTCTGAGAAATCTTACCTTACTCTTCTGCTATCTGTGTATATTTGGTGTCATCTCAAG TGATCTCGTGTATGATCTTCTATCAACTCTGAGCAAGCGATTGACAGAGCTGGATGTCTCTACAGTAGTGACCATCCTACAGT GCTGCGGAATGAAGCTGCGGGGTGATGATCCAGGTGCTATGAAAGATTTTGTCCTCGGTATTCAGAACTCTGCGAATCAGTTGAAATTGCACTCTGGTGTTCGAGAAGACGGAGAAACAGAAAGACACGGCAAAAGA ATGGAATTTATGCTCAATACCATATGTGACATTAAGAACAATAAGAAAAGGCCTAAAGATGATCCTTCACACTCCTCAAACCATACTCGAATAAAAAAGTGGCTTCAAAAG CTTAAGGCAGAAGATGTCCTCTTGCGAGGGCTAACATGGAGTAGGCTTTTGGACCCTGATAAGAAAGGGCAATGGTGGTTGTCTGGGGATGTTCCATCCACAGCAGGTAATATTGAAGATGTTGCTGCTGTAATAAGCAAGGATGTTGCGGAGACACAAAAGCTTCTTCAGCTTGCAGCAGCTCAGCGGATGAACACGGACATACGAAGAGCAATCTTTTGTATTATAATGAGTGCCGAAGACTATGTAGATGCTTTTGAGAAGCTCTTGAGGCTGGGTCTTTCTGGGAAGCAG GATCGAGAAATTATAAGGGTCATTGTTGACTGTTGTCTGCAAGAAAAGATGTTCAATAAGTACTACACTGTCCTTGTTTCCAAGCTATGCAGCCATGAGAAAAATCACAAGTTCAGCTTGCAG TACTGCATCTGGGATCATTTCAAGGAGCTAGACAATATGGAGCCAAACCGAACCATGAACCTTGCAAAACTAGTTGCAGAGATGTTGTCAAATTTCACCCTCTCCCTCGCAACTTTGAAGGTTGTCAACCTGTCAAACCCAGTGGAGATGACTCCGGAGAGGATCACCCATTTCCAAATGCTGTTTGAGACCTTACTACGGAAAGACGATGCGCTGGTGTGGAATGTCTTCACCCGTATCGCTGGTCTTCCAGAGCTCGAGATATTGAGAGATGGCATTGTGCTGTTCATCAAGCGGCATGTGATTGCTGAGGACTCTGGGAAGGACTTGGCTAGCAAATTCAAGATTGCAAAGAAGGCACTTGACAATGCTGCTGGAGTCCTGATGTAA
- the LOC111256654 gene encoding G-type lectin S-receptor-like serine/threonine-protein kinase At2g19130 produces MFHTIAHVTLPSYPHNIEDVTTQSECEEACLNNCSCTAYSYSSGRCSIWYGELFSLSQTDGIENFSDNDLYLRLATRGMQSLGENNKVRSRIVIAAGIASCGLLIFMLMFWSKKIKWCGVPLLGSQGSGGRIIAFRYTDLGHATKNFSQRLGGGGFGSVFKRVLSDRTSIAVKRLDGARQGEKQFRAEVSSIGLIQHINLVKLIGFCCEGDKRLLVYEHMSNGSLNADLFQSNASTILSWSTRYQIAIGVAKGLSYLHHSCRECIIHCDIKPENILLDASFLPKITDFGMAAIVGRDFSRVLTTFRGTAGYLAPEWLSGVAITPKVDVYSFGMVLLEIISGRRNSSEAYTSNSYQAVYFPVQASSKLHEGDVQSLVDPQLRDDFDLAEAERVCKVACWCIQDNEVHRPTMVEVVRVLEGLQEVDMLPMPRLLAAITERSDVTSM; encoded by the coding sequence ATGTTCCACACCATAGCTCATGTTACATTACCCTCTTACCCCCATAACATAGAAGATGTTACAACTCAGAGTGAATGTGAAGAAGCTTGTCTTAATAATTGCTCTTGCACTGCTTATTCCTATAGCAGTGGCAGATGCTCTATCTGGTATGGTGAATTGTTCAGTCTAAGTCAAACTGATGGCATTGAAAATTTTTCTGATAATGATCTTTACCTTCGCCTTGCTACCAGAGGTATGCAAAGTTTGGGGGAAAACAACAAAGTAAGATCAAGAATTGTTATTGCTGCAGGCATTGCTAGTTGCGGATTACTAATTTTCATGCTAATGTTTTGGAGCAAAAAAATCAAGTGGTGTGGTGTGCCATTACTTGGAAGTCAAGGTAGTGGTGGTCGAATTATAGCCTTCAGATATACTGATTTAGGCCATGCTACTAAAAACTTCTCACAAAGGCTGGGAGGAGGTGGTTTTGGTTCTGTATTTAAGAGAGTGTTAAGTGACCGGACTTCTATAGCTGTGAAAAGGCTTGATGGTGCCCGTCAAGGAGAAAAGCAATTCAGGGCCGAGGTGAGCTCAATTGGATTGATCCAACACATCAACCTAGTCAAACTTATTGGATTCTGCTGTGAAGGTGATAAGAGGCTACTCGTGTATGAGCACATGTCAAATGGTTCTCTTAATGCCGATCTATTTCAGAGCAATGCTTCTACTATCCTTAGCTGGAGCACCAGGTATCAAATAGCCATAGGAGTTGCTAAGGGACTGTCCTACTTGCATCATAGTTGCCGAGAATGCATCATACATTGTGATATTAAGCCAGAAAATATACTTTTAGATGCATCATTTCTTCCTAAGATTACAGACTTTGGGATGGCAGCAATTGTAGGAAGGGATTTTAGCCGAGTTCTGACTACATTTAGAGGCACCGCAGGGTATCTTGCCCCAGAGTGGCTCAGCGGAGTTGCTATTACACCAAAAGTTGATGTCTACAGCTTTGGTATGGTACTGTTGGAAATCATATCAGGAAGAAGGAACTCATCCGAAGCATACACCAGCAACAGTTATCAGGCTGTTTATTTCCCAGTGCAagccagcagcaagctccatGAGGGAGATGTGCAGAGTTTGGTGGACCCACAGTTACGAGATGACTTTGATTTAGCAGAGGCTGAAAGGGTATGCAAGGTTGCATGTTGGTGCATTCAAGATAACGAGGTTCATCGTCCGACAATGGTTGAAGTTGTCCGGGTTCTTGAGGGTCTCCAGGAGGTTGATATGCTCCCAATGCCAAGACTACTTGCAGCTATTACAGAACGCTCTGATGTGACTTCAATGTAA
- the LOC101753210 gene encoding uncharacterized protein LOC101753210, with amino-acid sequence MKAAPSPAAMGGTAGNGGGGGGDTQVLDGGTPPLGSPASDSDSDATQSGGDDGDLYDETQPVDEAETQLVDGVDEEEEEEEDVAGDWGETQLVESGEEDDCDDGDQVKTQLEVENGDDGGGAEDNAGNWTRTQLIQECEVDGVNNGVGGMVETQLVEDSEEEEEEDGVNGGDELSVDEWGKTQLVEDSDEEIGDDELSDRTQVLSDDESLSGDERDAKSGMDKMDVELGMEGNIEGLNGGVEKLGGDENLVESDASTDEEGDTGSGHIQMKLPSVRVASVRTCGISEARGTMSVNGMQQGKQKFSSSAIHPLPKILDESTSFSTSFGGIDNDSRGYVQNHDKDGTKSRDKCSTAKKLFADTTAEDGESNIRCLAGLSYIGSQEPGDLSQANAFDVVDKLISINGGLSSQETTPNKLEMAKPRVSTKRGTLMLAEKVDIGRSSNGKAEIFEWVDSREDDGGGDFFSKNKDILLQKPAGRGKQRSHSTRAKMSSKNSPGENKIGESKNKRSLKLPGRSETLPLSDSRLLKSDVKSKRASGNRTKKNLFKDLDDLSNGKPLEEEQEKADVALHDVGPDTQMAVEAMEALVQCSPAKGQPLSDRDTRAEKSRIAKSHSKNDSPQKRTSSIQGVTTHSKRRKVTASNTNPQKEKMQENSERIVKIKHKQTKSVPLKSKVSKKFIDENKYCGTPVAHRTRHCGRNDPSEFTDLCSNKQLKRGKKLTGDGSTVGEVQKKHIKNNPEKPLISEKTTESGSSHFEKESAEHTCANDDQDLQQSRNGSTQRTGVNNVQNLVACRVEPTTDVPCRGSPSHPKQRRTPTAMVRSKPTTAAKHEIPTEVARPSKKRRIFVRSVSDLLKYAKREPSNGRSASILSSIIASPILNSSVRDDGKTSDLSSSAQRLKESSHVEDTSKSPKSNAQVQNSVIRTPSKVVKELSPTFSPVNPSTGSNRSLSKSSVARELLKLDPESALSNQQRNDSRRRMDMATVSILFSHHLDDDVIKRQKKILARLGVCEAFSMADATHFVADSFFRTRNMLEAITLGKPVVTSMWLENCGQAGCFIDERKYILRDAKKEKELGFSMPMSLASAVKHPLLLGKRVFVTSNVKPSQVVVTSLVKASSGQPLERVGRSIMKENDVPDDLLVISCEEDYQTCAPLLEKGAIIFSTELLLNGIVIQKLEYERHRLFTDRVRQTRSSRWLKDTVRDRFVHVPKRPRG; translated from the exons ATGAAGGCCGCCCCTTCCCCTGCTGCGATGGGCGGCACggccggcaatggcggcggcggcggcggggatacCCAAGTGCTGGACGGCGGGACGCCTCCGTTAG GTTCTCCGGCGAGCGACAGCGACAGCGATGCGACACAGAGCGGGGGCGATGATGGTGATCTGTATGACGAAACGCAGCCCGTGGACGAGGCTGAGACCCAGCTAGTAGATGgggtggatgaggaggaggaggaagaggaggatgtgGCTGGCGATTGGGGCGAGACACAGTTGGTGGAGAGTGGCGAGGAGGATGATTGTGATGATGGTGACCAAGTGAAGACGCAGCTGGAGGTGGAAAATGGGGATGATGGTGGTGGCGCAGAGGATAATGCCGGTAATTGGACTAGGACCCAGTTGATTCAAGAATGTGAGGTGGATGGAGTGAACAATGGTGTTGGTGGCATGGTTGAGACCCAGTTGGTTGAGGAttctgaggaggaagaagaggaggatggagTAAATGGCGGTGATGAACTGAGTGTCGATGAGTGGGGCAAGACCCAGTTGGTTGAAGACTCTGATGAAGAGATAGGTGATGATGAGTTGAGTGACAGAACTCAAGTACTGAGTGATGATGAGAGCTTGTCTGGTGATGAGAGGGATGCAAAGTCAGGAATGGATAAAATGGATGTGGAGTTGGGAATGGAAGGAAATATTGAGGGGTTAAATGGGGGGGTTGAGAAGCTTGGTGGCGATGAGAATTTGGTAGAATCTGATGCTTCAACAGATGAGGAGGGTGACACGGGTTCAG GTCACATCCAGATGAAATTGCCTTCTGTTCGTGTTGCATCTGTACGGACATGTGGAATTTCTGAAGCTCGGGGCACAATGTCTGTGAATGGTATGCAGCAAGGGAAACAAAAGTTCTCATCCAGTGCAATACATCCCCTGCCAAAAATTTTAGATGAATCTACTTCGTTTAGCACCTCCTTTGGTGGGATTGATAATGACTCCCGTGGTTATGTACAGAACCATGATAAAGATGGAACTAAGAGCAGAGACAAGTGTTCAACAGCAAAAAAGCTTTTTGCTGACACGACAGCTGAGGATGGTGAAAGCAACATCAGATGTCTTGCTGGATTAAGCTATATTGGATCACAGGAGCCTGGTGATCTGTCACAGGCAAATGCTTTTGATGTTGTGGATAAGTTGATTTCAATTAATGGTGGATTATCATCTCAAGAAACAACCCCAAACAAATTGGAAATGGCAAAGCCACGTGTTTCAACTAAGAGAGGGACTTTAATGTTGGCTGAGAAGGTTGACATTGGTAGAAGTTCCAATGGGAAGGCAGAAATATTTGAGTGGGTGGATAGCCGTGAAGATGATGGAGGAGGTGATTTTTTCAGTAAAAACAAAGACATATTGTTGCAGAAACCAGCTGGCAGAGGAAAACAAAGGAGCCATTCTACCAGGGCAAAGATGTCCTCAAAAAATTCACCCGGAGAAAATAAAATAGGGGAATCCAAGAACAAAAGAAGTCTCAAACTACCTGGGAGGTCTGAAACTCTTCCTTTGTCAGATTCAAGACTACTCAAAAGTGATGTGAAGAGTAAGCGGGCTTCTGGAAACAGGACTAAGAAAAACCTTTTCAAGGACCTGGATGATCTATCTAATGGCAAACCTTTGGAAGAAGAACAGGAAAAGGCTGATGTAGCTTTGCATGATGTTGGTCCAGATACTCAAATGGCTGTTGAAGCTATGGAAGCACTGGTACAATGTTCACCCGCTAAAGGTCAACCTCTGTCGGATAGAGATACTAGAGCTGAGAAGTCTAGAATAGCTAAAAGTCATTCAAAGAATGATTCTCCTCAAAAGAGAACTAGCAGCATCCAAGGTGTCACAACACATtccaaaagaagaaaagtaacTGCGTCCAACACCAACCCtcagaaagaaaagatgcaagAAAATTCAGAACGTATAGTGAAAATAAAACATAAGCAGACGAAGTCTGTACCATTGAAGAGCAAAGTTTCAAAGAAATTTATCGATGAAAACAAGTACTGTGGTACACCTGTTGCTCACCGCACTAGGCATTGTGGTAGGAATGACCCTTCTGAATTTACCGACTTATGTTCTAATAAGCAGTTGAAGAGAGGCAAGAAATTGACAGGTGATGGCTCCACTGTTGGGGAAGtgcaaaaaaaacatattaAGAATAATCCGGAGAAACCTTTGATTAGTGAGAAAACAACTGAATCTGGTTCGAGTCATTTTGAAAAAGAAAGTGCAGAACATACTTGTGCAAATGATGATCAGGATCTTCAGCAGTCTAGGAATGGTAGCACACAACGTACCGGTGTAAATAATGTTCAAAACCTTGTAGCTTGCCGAGTTGAGCCAACAACTGATGTTCCATGCAGAGGTTCCCCATCACACCCCAAACAGCGAAGAACACCTACAGCAATGGTGCGGTCAAAGCCTACCACTGCTGCAAAACATGAAATACCCACAGAAGTGGCAAGACCATCCAAGAAAAGGCGAATTTTTGTAAGAAGTGTTTCTGATTTACTAAAGTATGCAAAGAGGGAACCTTCCAATGGAAGATCAGCTTCTATCCTGTCCAGTATTATAGCTTCTCCTATACTTAATTCTTCTGTAAGAGATGATGGGAAAACTTCTGATCTCAGTAGCTCTGCACAGAGACTGAAGGAATCCTCCCATGTTGAGGATACAAGCAAATCACCAAAAAGCAATGCTCAAGTTCAGAATAGTGTCATCAGAACGCCTTCAAAAGTTGTTAAGGAGCTGTCACCCACTTTCAGTCCTGTGAATCCATCAACAGGCTCAAATAGAAGCTTGTCAAAGTCTTCTGTTGCAAGAGAATTACTGAAGCTAGATCCTGAAAGTGCGCTATCAAATCAGCAGAGAAATGATTCCAGAAGAAGGATGGATATGGCTACTGTTAGTATTTTATTCAGCCATCATTTGGATGATGATGTGATCAAGCGTCAGAAAAAG ATCTTGGCACGCTTGGGAGTTTGTGAAGCATTTTCCATGGCTGATGCAACACACTTTGTGGCAGATAGTTTTTTCCGCACAAGGAATATGTTAGAAGCAATAACTCTTGGCAAGCCAGTAGTTACATCAATGTGGCTCGAAAATTGTGGACAAGCAGGCTGTTTTATTGATGAGAGGAAGTACATTCTGAGGGatgccaaaaaagaaaaggagttaGGTTTCAGCATGCCTATGTCACTGGCCTCAGCTGTCAAGCATCCTCTTCTGCTG GGAAAAAGAGTCTTTGTAACATCGAATGTGAAACCAAGTCAAGTAGTGGTGACTAGCTTGGTTAAAGCATCATCAGGACAG CCACTAGAGAGGGTAGGGCGATCTATAATGAAGGAAAACGATGTACCTGATGACCTACTGGTTATCTCATGTGAAGAAGACTACCAAACTTGCGCACCACTGCTCGAGAAAG GTGCCATCATTTTCAGCACGGAGCTTCTACTAAACGGTATAGTCATTCAGAAGCTGGAGTACGAGAG GCACCGCCTCTTCACGGACCGAGTCAGGCAGACCCGCTCGTCGAGGTGGTTGAAGGACACAGTCCGTGACCGGTTTGTACATGTACCCAAGCGTCCCCGTGGCTAA